The sequence TCCAGTTCACCGACGCGTCGGGCCAACCGCACGGCTTCGGCACGGGCAACCTGCGATTCGATGGTTTCCTCCCGGCTCCGCCACCCCGCTACCTCGAGGAACTGAGTGCTGCTCAAGGGTTTGCGGGCATCGATGCCAAGCGAGGTCACACGCAGCAGTGCGGTGAGCGCGTTGACGTATTTCGTACGCTCCACAGCCAGCATGTCACGGGCCGTCACCAGCACGCGCAAAGCAGCGCGGGCACCGTCATTGAGTCGCGGAACACGCAGCTTCTGCACCTCGATGGGTAGCGCGGCGGCAGCCATGCGCTGGGCATCCAACGGATCAGTCTTACCCACGCCGCGCCCGGCTTTCTGGTAGCCGCTAGGTGCTTCGGCGACCGTGTAGCCGGCATCGGTGACCGCACCGGTGACTACGGCACCGTAGGAGGCTGTCCCTTCAATTATCCACAGGGTGCTGGCATCGGCTCCGGTGCGCCTGCCGACCCAAGCGATAGCGCGTTTGATGCTGGAACTGGTGGCGGGAAAATCCCTGGTTTCCACGTGTTCGCCGGTATAGGTGATGATGGAATAGACATGCTTACGGGCGTGGGTATCCACTCCGATGATATAGGAGTAGGTCTTGGCAACGGTCTGCGGGAGGATAGTCATACGGCTTGGTACTTTCTTCTTTTCACGGACAGGATCTTCGGCCGTGCGGCCGGTACCAGTCCGGGAAGGAAGTCACCGTTGGAGCAACACTGTGATGGGTCACACCCTGATAGGTGGACATTCTTCTGATCAGGCTACCGAGGTGGGCCGGGTTGGCGCCGGCCGCCCAACAACGTAGACAGACAATTCTCGCAAACGACACCTCAGGGGTCAGCCTTACTTTGAGTCATGCCCACGTCGGAGGGAAGCCTGGCATCTACCCTGCCAGCTGATCCCAGACCAGCCACTACAAGACTCACAGCCTTACTTCTTTTTCGGGTCACCACGCTAAAAATCGAAGAGCCACTATGAAACCATCAACAGCGTCTCTGCCGATTTCGACCCGATCGTCGCAGGTCCGTGCAAGGCCGAAGAATGCTGGAAAGTCTTCCACGAACAAGAAGATTTGACGACTTCCCCTGATGATATTCAAATCGGCGGCTATCACTACTTGTACACGAACTACATCGTCCAATTTGATAGCAACAAGGCTTATCTCGTTGGCGAACTATTACTAAGTAAGCGCTCTGTACTCACCCCCACTCAAGGGATCATCGAGGTGGAAGAAGAGCTGGACGAAATCACCATGGACTTTGAATACACCGTCAACGGCTGGAAGATCACGGGCCTCACGCTCGAGGACGCTGCTAAAGATGCTTCCTTGAGCTGACCATAGTCTCCCTCCCCCAATCAAAAACTCTGCGAATCCTGCGGCGCTGAAGCAAATGGACCATAAGCGAGCCCCAGAAGTACCGAAAACAGAGAATTGCTTAGGCCGTCTTCTAGCACTCCGACTGCAGTCCCGCCCCGCATTAGATGCGCGAATAGACAACGTGAGTGCCGGTCTTCTATGTGATGACTTATCCACAGATTCTTTAAAACCTCTCCACTTTCTCGGCGCACAGGAATAGGATGGCGCACAACTTGGCATTCCCGATGATCATGGAGAGTTCACATGAACGCTCGGAAAATTAAGATTGCCGCGTCTTTCGCGGCTGCCGCCCTCGTGCTTTCGGGGTGCAATGCAGGAAACGCTGAAACTCCAACGCAGCACCCTTCCAAGGAAACATCGGCTTCGCCCACCAAAGTCCCGCAGTCACCGACGACGACACCAAGCAATACGAACGAGTACAAACCTGCTTCGGCGGCGGGACCAGCGGAAAATGTTCCAATCCCAAAGATGCCGGCGGATGCGAAGGAATACAGCGAAGAAGGTGCCGCGGCCTTCACCAAATATTATTTTGACCTCGTGAACTACTCCATCGAAACAAATGATGCCGACCCACTAAAAAAGGTCACCACGAAAGACTGCATAGTATGTGGAGTTTCAATAATCGATGAAGCCACAGAAGCCAAGAAAGTAGGGAAATGGCAAGTCGGTGGAAAACACCATCCCAAAATTCTAGATTCGTATATAACGGGAGACAAGCTTGCAGCAGTCACCGTCGAATACACCGCTGACAGAGCCAAAATCTACCTCGGAGCAAATGATCTGTCAGCCGAGTTAGACGAGCTAGAACCTACGACTGTTGCCATTGGTGTGAGCTTTGACCAGAGGTGGCAGGTCTACGAAATAGTCGGTTCAGAATGATGAAGTTGCAATACTCAAGGGGCCTACGCTTACTTCTTGCTTTCTCCATTGGAACACTTTCGTTGAACACCATCCAGTTACCTCTTTATGCGGCAGGCGACGAAGAAAATGGCATTCGAATGCGCCCTGAATCGATTCATGAAGAGCACGACAAAAAGGAAAACTTTAACTACAAGCGGCAACCCAAAAACCAATCTTCTCCGAAATCTGTTCCAAAAGAAAAGTACTCGATTCGAGACTACGAAAGTTGTGACCCGCAAAAAATTGAGGCACGATTTTGCGACAGCATCCCCGAGGAATCTAGGTGTCCGGATGGTTCCGCGCCAATATATCGTCAAATTTTGAACGATGAAGACCGCCTAGTCCGGCAGTACCGATATTGCGCCGGAGACCCGCCAGAAATAGACCTGCCTGAGGATTCATTTATCGAAGAGATATCAATAGATATCAATGAATTCAAAGAGTATCCCATACTTGCTTCCGAGATTTCGAGCAATCCGAATAAGTTCTCGCTAAAAAACGGGCATACACACTTCTGGGCCTCGGAAGAAGTGCAGTCTTTCACGTCGAATCTTTCCGGTTCCACGGTTCGAATTAGAGCAATTCCGGTGCAGTGGAATTGGGATTACGGTGACGGCTCTAGCAAGACTCGGGATTTCCCCGGTGAACCAGCACCCAACCACACTTTGAGAGACGAGACTTCGACCAGCCATTCTTATAGCGATACAGGCACTTTTCAAGTCGAAGTGACCACGCTTTATCGTGGCGAGTTCAGCGTCGACGGAGGTACATGGCAAGCTATCCCTGGCCAAGCAGCTGTACCGAGTGAACCAATCGAGATCGATGTCTGGCGGACCGAAAAGGAACTCATTGCCAACGAATAAAAAGGAACGGCAAAAGCTCGACACCTGAGTGTCGAGCCTTTGCCATGTAGTACTAGCGAACTGGGTAACCAGCTTCTCGGATTGCGTGCTTGACCTTAGCGATCATGTCCTTTGGACCGAAGTGGAAAATCGATGCGGCCAAAACTGCATCAGCTCCTGCTTCGATTGCTGGCGGGAAGTCTTCAGGCTTCCCTGCACCACCGGAAGCGATCAATGGAACTGAAACTTCGGCACGAACCGCACGGATCATTTCCAGATCAAAACCATCCTTGGTGCCGTCAGCATCAATCGAGTTCAGCAGGATCTCGCCCACGCCTCGTTCAGCAGCTTCCTTGGCCCAAGCCACGGCGCACATACCAGTTCCAGTGCGTCCACCATGAGTAGTGACTTCGTAGCCTGAGGCGATCGAAGGATCACTCGTGCGACGGGCATCGAGCGACAACACGAGAACCTGCGAGCCGAATCGCTGGGTAATCTCATTGATTACCTCCGGGCGATTCACTGCTGCGGTATTGATCGAGGCTTTATCTGCGCCGTTGCGCAGCAAGCGATCAACATCCTCAGCAGCTCGGACTCCGCCACCAACGGTTAGCGGGATGAAAACTTCCTCAGCGGTCTGGCGGACCACTTCATAGGTAGTTTCACGATCCGAGCTGGATGCGGTGACATCCAGGAAGGTCAGTTCGTCGGCGCCGGCGTCGTTGTAGCGACGTGCCAGCTCCACTGGGTCCCCGGCATCGCGAAGGCCCTCGAAGTTCACGCCCTTCACAACACGTCCGGCGTCTACGTCGAGACAAGGGATTACACGAATTGCAACGCTCATTAGCGAAAGATCCTTGTCTGATTAGATGCGGCAGGCGTGGATCTGGCTGACCAAGATGGCGCGAGCGCCAACTTCATACAGCTCATCCATGATGTTGTTGGTCTGGGACTTCTTGACCATCGCACGCACGGCAACCCAGTCCGAGTTGGCCAGGTCCGAGACGGTAGGCGATTCCAGACCCGGGGTCAGCTCGCAGGCCTGATCGGCCTGTTCGCGGCGTACGTCGTAGTCGAGCATGACGTACTGGCGGGCAACAAGCACGCCATTAAGGCGGCGAATAAGCACATCCAGTCCGGCAGGCTTGTGCCCGACGCGGCCGATCATGACGGCTTCGGATTCCAGCAGCGGATCGCCGAAGATCTCCATGCCGGCAGCCTTGATAGTGTTTCCGGTTTCCACCACGTCGGCGATGGCATCGGCTACGCCCAGGCGGACCGAGGATTCGATGGCGCCGTCAAGGCGAACGATCGAAGCCTGGATTCCGGACTTTTCCAGGTAGTGGCGCAGCAGCACATCGTAGCTGGTAGCAATGCGCTTGCCGTTGAGCTGCTGTGCATCGTTGAAGGCACCGATTGGAGCAGCAAAGCGGAAAGTAGACTTTCCGATGCCCAGTGAGAGCTGCTCGTCCACAGCATCGTCGACATCTGCATCCAGGTACAGATCTCGGCCAGTGATGCCTACGTCCAGGATGCCGCGACCGACATAAACGGCGATATCGCGGGGACGCAGGTAGAAGAATTCAACTTGGTTGTCCTCGTCGACCAGGACCAGTTCGCGTGAATCGCGGCGCTGGAGGTAGCCGGCTTCCTTGAACATGGTGGAAGCGATTTCGGAGAGGGCACCCTTGTTGGGTAGGGCTACGCGGAGCATTGTTGACTCATTTCGTCATGAATGGCGCTGCGGCGATTAGCCATAAACAAGCGCCAAGGATTATTTCATTGGCCGTTGTTTTGCCGCCGTGCGTTGACCGGGGCCTGATCGGTAAGTGATCAGGGCGCAGTCGCGCGACGGCTATAGATGCTTGTAAACGTCGGCCAAGGTCATACCCTTGGCGATCATGAGAACCTGCAGGTGGTACAGCAGCTGGGAGATTTCCTCCGCCGCGGCTTCATCGGTTTCGTACTCCGCAGCCATCCAAACTTCGGCGGCTTCCTCGACGATCTTCTTGCCGATGCCATGGACACCAGAGTCGAGTTCGACGACGGTACGTGAGCCTTCCGGGCGGGATTGTGCCTTGAGCGATAGTTCGCTGAAGAGCTCGTCAAAAGTTTTCACGGAACTAATCCTAGCTGTTTTCTTTATCGAGGCCGTATTCTGGTGGCCCTTTGTGACAGGGCCACCCGAATGCTAGGACAGTGCCGCTACCGTCATGACGGCAGCGGAGTAGGCTTCATAGCCCTTGTCTTCGCTGGAGTTTTCCAAGCCAGCACGGTCCAGACCCTGTTCTTCATTATCGCAGGTGAGCACGCCGAAACCGATCGGGGTCTTGGTGTCCACACTCACATTGGTTAAGCCATTGGTCGCTGCCAGGCAGACGTAGTCGAAGTGCGGGGTGCCGCCGCGGATGACCACGCCCAGGGCAATGACTGCGTCGTAGCTCTCAGCCAGGGTTGATGCGGCGACCGGCAATTCGAAGGTGCCCGGGACTCGAATCAGGGTGGTGCGTGCTTCCAGCCCTGCGTCCTTGGCGGCGCGCTGGGCGCCGTCGATCAGCCCGTTCATGATCACGTCATGCCAGCTGGCCGCCACAATGGCCACCTTGAGCTGGGAAAACTTCTCTTGTCCTGCCAGTGCCTTCAGCTGTTCGCTGACGTCGGTAGGTGCGCCGTGCTTGCTCATCTTGATGCTCCTTTTATTCTGCTAAGTTCTTGGGTATTAGGCGCCGTGGTAGGCGTCGGCGCCTGGGTCGTTCTGCTCGTCCTGGGAAACTGGCAAGTCCAGATGGTGCCCGAAGCGCACCTGCTTGGTGCGCAGGTAGGCGGAGTTCTGCTCGCGCGGGGCAATTTGCAGGCCGATCAGCTCTGCCACGTTGATCCCCGCCTTGGTGAGCTGCTCCTGCTTGTCCGGGTTATTGCTCAGCAACCGGATTTCGCTGATGCCCATGGACTTGAGAATTGCTGCCACGGCGAAGTATTCGCGCGCGTCGGCTGGGAAGCCCAGGTGCAGGTTGGCATCAAGGGTGTCCATGCCTGATTCCTGCAGCGCGTAGGCGCGCAGCTTGTTGGCCAGCCCGATCCCACGGCCTTCGTGCCCGCGGATGTAGATGATGTGCCCGCCTTCTTGGGCGATGGCCGCCATCGAAGCGTGCAGCTGCTCGCCGCAATCGCAGCGGTAGGAACCGAAGATGTCTCCGGTAAGGCACTCCGAATGGATGCGCACCAGATTGCCCGGCTCACTGCCGTCGGGGCCTGCATGGCTGAGCACCACGTGCTCGTGGCCTTCTGCGGAGGCTGCACGGGCGGTGAAGTCCCCGAAGGCGGTAGGCAGCTGGATCGCGTCGGTCAGCTCGATCGCATCATTGATCCGGCGCCAGCGGGCCAGGTCGTCGATGGAGATCAGCGGCAGGTCATGCTCTGCGGCGAAGACCCGCAGGTCATCCAGGCGCATCATTTCACCGTCGTCCTTGGTGATTTCCCCGATCACGCCCACCGGTTCCAGTCCGGCAGCTTGGCACAGGTCAACGGCCGCTTCGGTATGCCCGCGGCGTTCGAGCACTCCCCCGGGCGCGGCACGCAGCGGGAAGATGTGGCCGGGGCGGGAGAGCTGAGCGGGCTGCGTCTGCGGGTCAGCCAGCAGGCGGCTGGTCAGCGCGCGGTCGGCAGCCGAGATGCCGGTGGTGATGCCCTCGGCGGCATCGCAGGTGATGGTGAAGGCGGTGCCTTTGGCATCCTGGTTGATGCCGACCATGGGTGCCAGGCGCAGCGCGTCAGCGCGTTCGGCGCCCAGCGGTACGCAGATGACTCCCGAGGTGTAGCGGATGGTGAAGGCCATCAGCTGTGCGGTGGCATGCTGGGCGGCGAAGATGATGTCGCCTTCGTTCTCCCGGTCTTCGTCATCAACGACGACCACGGCACGACCTGCGACCAGCGCGGCCAGTGCTGTGGGGATGGTGTCCAAGGTTGAAGCCGCCATTAGCGCTGGCCTCCGAATTCGTTCAGGCGCGCCACGTATTTGGCGAGCACGTCGACCTCTATGTTGACCTTCTCTCCCACGGTGCGGGTGCCCATGGTGGTTTCGGCAAGAGTGATCGGGATGATGCCCACCTCTACCCAGTGGTTGCCGGTGCTGGCGGCCGGAGAGACTGCTGTGATGGTCAGCGAGATGCCATCGAGCGCAATGGAGCCTTTTTCTGCGGTCAGCGGCGCGTAGGCGTCGTCGATCGAGATGCGGAAGGTGGTCCATTGACCGTGGTCTTCGCGGGCCAGCACTTCGCCGACGGTGTCGACATGGCCCTGCACGACGTGTCCGTCGAGCCGGCCTCCGGCCGGGGTGCAGCGTTCGAGGTTGACCTGGTCGCCGGCTTTCAGCGCACCGATGGTGGTTCGGCGCAGCGTTTCGCCCATGACATCGACGCTGAGGGTTTCCCCGTGCAGCTCGGTGGCGGACAGGCAGACTCCGTTTACGGCCAGCGAGCCGCCAAGGCCCAGGTTCTCGGTGTGGCCTTCGGCCCGCAGGGTCAGTACTGCCAGGTCCTTGTCGCTGAAAGTTTCGATGCCTTCGATGACGCCTTGGCCGGTCACAATTCCGGTAAACATATTTACTCCTTGAAAAGTTTGCAGTTTGCCGGCGCTTATCCGCGGGGCAACGGTTCCAGATGCAGGGCGATGTCATCGCCTAGGCGGGTCAGCGATTCGCGGCTGGCCGAATCCAGGCGGAAACGCCTAGCTTCGCTCAGGGTGCTGGTGCTTGGCATATTCACCGACGAGCTTCCGGCGCCGATCATCAGCGGGGCTTGGTAGCAGTAGATTTCGTCGGCCAGATCAGCGGCGATGAATGCCGAGGCAACGGTGGCGCCGCCTTCAACCAGCAGGTGCCCGAAGCCTAGTTCATTGGCGCGGACGATGGCTTCGTGCACGTCGCGGGTGAGGATCTGCTCCCAGTCATCGCCCTGCATCAGCGCGAGATCATTTGGCAGTTCGCGTTCGCCCATCACCAAGCGGAATGGCTGGCGCTCGTGCAATTCTCCGGTGGGCGTGCGGGCGGTCAAGCGCGGGTCATCGATGACCGCGGTGTTGGTGCCCACCATGATGGCGTCCACCCGGGAACGCAGTCCGTGGGCGTGGTTGCGCGAAGCTTCGGAGGTGATCCACTTGCTGGTGCCATCCGGTGCGTTGATCCGCCCGTCCAGGGATTGGGCGATCTTGACGGTGATGAACGGCCTGCCTTCAGCCTTGGCGATGAACCAGCGCTGGTTCAGGTTCCTAGCCGCGTCCGAGCATTCCAGCTGGGTGGCTTGAATGCCCTGGCTTCGCAGGTAGTCCGCTCCCCCGCTGGCTGCCGTATTATCGGGCACCGCGTAGTGCACCTGGCCGATGCCGGCTTCGGCGATGGCCCGGGCGCAGGGACCGGTGCGGCCAGTGTGGTTGCACGGTTCGAGGGTGACAACCATCGTCAGTT comes from Glutamicibacter arilaitensis Re117 and encodes:
- the hisG gene encoding ATP phosphoribosyltransferase, translating into MLRVALPNKGALSEIASTMFKEAGYLQRRDSRELVLVDEDNQVEFFYLRPRDIAVYVGRGILDVGITGRDLYLDADVDDAVDEQLSLGIGKSTFRFAAPIGAFNDAQQLNGKRIATSYDVLLRHYLEKSGIQASIVRLDGAIESSVRLGVADAIADVVETGNTIKAAGMEIFGDPLLESEAVMIGRVGHKPAGLDVLIRRLNGVLVARQYVMLDYDVRREQADQACELTPGLESPTVSDLANSDWVAVRAMVKKSQTNNIMDELYEVGARAILVSQIHACRI
- the ribD gene encoding bifunctional diaminohydroxyphosphoribosylaminopyrimidine deaminase/5-amino-6-(5-phosphoribosylamino)uracil reductase RibD; the protein is MITTEQLDAALRTALETAGRGYRGANPLVGACVLDAEGNIIATGFHLGAGHPHAEVDALRRLGKMSPAKARELTMVVTLEPCNHTGRTGPCARAIAEAGIGQVHYAVPDNTAASGGADYLRSQGIQATQLECSDAARNLNQRWFIAKAEGRPFITVKIAQSLDGRINAPDGTSKWITSEASRNHAHGLRSRVDAIMVGTNTAVIDDPRLTARTPTGELHERQPFRLVMGERELPNDLALMQGDDWEQILTRDVHEAIVRANELGFGHLLVEGGATVASAFIAADLADEIYCYQAPLMIGAGSSSVNMPSTSTLSEARRFRLDSASRESLTRLGDDIALHLEPLPRG
- the ribH gene encoding 6,7-dimethyl-8-ribityllumazine synthase, with protein sequence MSKHGAPTDVSEQLKALAGQEKFSQLKVAIVAASWHDVIMNGLIDGAQRAAKDAGLEARTTLIRVPGTFELPVAASTLAESYDAVIALGVVIRGGTPHFDYVCLAATNGLTNVSVDTKTPIGFGVLTCDNEEQGLDRAGLENSSEDKGYEAYSAAVMTVAALS
- a CDS encoding bifunctional 3,4-dihydroxy-2-butanone-4-phosphate synthase/GTP cyclohydrolase II, whose translation is MAASTLDTIPTALAALVAGRAVVVVDDEDRENEGDIIFAAQHATAQLMAFTIRYTSGVICVPLGAERADALRLAPMVGINQDAKGTAFTITCDAAEGITTGISAADRALTSRLLADPQTQPAQLSRPGHIFPLRAAPGGVLERRGHTEAAVDLCQAAGLEPVGVIGEITKDDGEMMRLDDLRVFAAEHDLPLISIDDLARWRRINDAIELTDAIQLPTAFGDFTARAASAEGHEHVVLSHAGPDGSEPGNLVRIHSECLTGDIFGSYRCDCGEQLHASMAAIAQEGGHIIYIRGHEGRGIGLANKLRAYALQESGMDTLDANLHLGFPADAREYFAVAAILKSMGISEIRLLSNNPDKQEQLTKAGINVAELIGLQIAPREQNSAYLRTKQVRFGHHLDLPVSQDEQNDPGADAYHGA
- a CDS encoding phosphoribosyl-ATP diphosphatase, which encodes MKTFDELFSELSLKAQSRPEGSRTVVELDSGVHGIGKKIVEEAAEVWMAAEYETDEAAAEEISQLLYHLQVLMIAKGMTLADVYKHL
- a CDS encoding IS110-like element ISAar16 family transposase, with the protein product MTILPQTVAKTYSYIIGVDTHARKHVYSIITYTGEHVETRDFPATSSSIKRAIAWVGRRTGADASTLWIIEGTASYGAVVTGAVTDAGYTVAEAPSGYQKAGRGVGKTDPLDAQRMAAAALPIEVQKLRVPRLNDGARAALRVLVTARDMLAVERTKYVNALTALLRVTSLGIDARKPLSSTQFLEVAGWRSREETIESQVARAEAVRLARRVGELDTHIKENTTQMTELVKLSEGKELLELTGIGPVVAAVCVAAWSHQGRLRSEAAFASLAGVNPIPASSGNTVRHRLNRRGDRRLNKALHTAAMVRMTHDEETRAYVVKRTAEGKTLKEIRRCIKRFLARRIYKILESAEVLPLTA
- the hisF gene encoding imidazole glycerol phosphate synthase subunit HisF encodes the protein MSVAIRVIPCLDVDAGRVVKGVNFEGLRDAGDPVELARRYNDAGADELTFLDVTASSSDRETTYEVVRQTAEEVFIPLTVGGGVRAAEDVDRLLRNGADKASINTAAVNRPEVINEITQRFGSQVLVLSLDARRTSDPSIASGYEVTTHGGRTGTGMCAVAWAKEAAERGVGEILLNSIDADGTKDGFDLEMIRAVRAEVSVPLIASGGAGKPEDFPPAIEAGADAVLAASIFHFGPKDMIAKVKHAIREAGYPVR
- a CDS encoding DUF6318 family protein is translated as MNARKIKIAASFAAAALVLSGCNAGNAETPTQHPSKETSASPTKVPQSPTTTPSNTNEYKPASAAGPAENVPIPKMPADAKEYSEEGAAAFTKYYFDLVNYSIETNDADPLKKVTTKDCIVCGVSIIDEATEAKKVGKWQVGGKHHPKILDSYITGDKLAAVTVEYTADRAKIYLGANDLSAELDELEPTTVAIGVSFDQRWQVYEIVGSE
- a CDS encoding riboflavin synthase, translating into MFTGIVTGQGVIEGIETFSDKDLAVLTLRAEGHTENLGLGGSLAVNGVCLSATELHGETLSVDVMGETLRRTTIGALKAGDQVNLERCTPAGGRLDGHVVQGHVDTVGEVLAREDHGQWTTFRISIDDAYAPLTAEKGSIALDGISLTITAVSPAASTGNHWVEVGIIPITLAETTMGTRTVGEKVNIEVDVLAKYVARLNEFGGQR
- a CDS encoding PKD domain-containing protein — translated: MNTIQLPLYAAGDEENGIRMRPESIHEEHDKKENFNYKRQPKNQSSPKSVPKEKYSIRDYESCDPQKIEARFCDSIPEESRCPDGSAPIYRQILNDEDRLVRQYRYCAGDPPEIDLPEDSFIEEISIDINEFKEYPILASEISSNPNKFSLKNGHTHFWASEEVQSFTSNLSGSTVRIRAIPVQWNWDYGDGSSKTRDFPGEPAPNHTLRDETSTSHSYSDTGTFQVEVTTLYRGEFSVDGGTWQAIPGQAAVPSEPIEIDVWRTEKELIANE